A genomic segment from Thiomicrorhabdus aquaedulcis encodes:
- the lptM gene encoding LPS translocon maturation chaperone LptM yields the protein MRLLSELRLLTLMALIAVTLTACGKKGDLTLPAAEQTTIQPSLSLAPTLSLAPAHALHSLNQERP from the coding sequence ATGCGATTGCTGTCTGAGTTAAGACTCTTGACCTTAATGGCTTTAATAGCCGTTACCTTAACCGCCTGCGGTAAAAAAGGCGATTTAACCTTGCCTGCCGCCGAGCAAACGACCATTCAACCCTCGCTTAGCCTGGCGCCTACACTTAGCTTGGCGCCTGCGCACGCTTTACACTCTTTAAACCAGGAGCGACCATGA
- a CDS encoding type II and III secretion system protein family protein — protein MNFMQTHARLKPTVLSTKKNTKHKNIKYKNLNQRVLALSLAVAMGTAVLPGLVNVAMAAPANDVSQLSSQSSLQSPANNTSKVVNLTATDSQIIKFDKALKRAMIANPELASVQVLGNNELLISGKSAGRTQLIVTYRDTPNTDHQIVLNVAPDQARRNEIEQTLTQLLKDLNPEGTVSFQLKDIWIAAEGAVRREVDHVGNLIDDDAKPTANARQDKTILQTQTSAGNLSATPQAGNFMVLLSGTVPNMAQKKRIQSVISALGLSVVNMVGVTGPQQIKLSVRVAEVVKGNPFRSGFAVRDKQDTYGVFPPGNLGTTAQFLLNAVVGTNAPREIAFPHSDGFQIGVNPKNEDFFGVLSILEGNNLARVLAKPELIVQSGETADFLVGGEVPIPVSQEAGAISIEYKEFGVRLRFSPIITESGEIQMTVAPEISNIDESAGMQNGSIIVPGFRSRKANTTITLAAGQSFVIGGLIQDNFRSQVSKIPLLGDIPILGTFFRSTSYEKDQSELAILVTPTFIEPIAAGAKVTLPGENLERPSVADGFFMGKVAKLLPEGQSALPESSVKIGLEKP, from the coding sequence ATGAACTTTATGCAAACACACGCACGTTTAAAGCCCACAGTTTTAAGCACTAAAAAGAACACCAAGCACAAGAATATAAAGTACAAAAACCTCAACCAACGTGTTTTAGCGCTTAGTTTGGCCGTTGCCATGGGAACCGCGGTTTTACCAGGCCTGGTCAATGTCGCCATGGCCGCGCCCGCCAATGATGTCTCTCAGTTGTCTTCGCAATCGTCGTTGCAATCGCCCGCTAATAACACCAGCAAAGTAGTAAACCTAACCGCCACCGACAGCCAAATTATAAAGTTTGATAAAGCCTTAAAACGCGCCATGATTGCTAACCCCGAGCTGGCCAGTGTGCAAGTGTTGGGCAACAACGAGTTGTTAATCAGCGGAAAATCGGCCGGTCGTACCCAGTTAATTGTGACCTACCGCGACACACCCAATACCGATCACCAAATTGTGTTAAACGTAGCCCCCGACCAAGCGCGCCGCAACGAAATTGAACAAACCCTGACCCAACTGCTTAAAGATTTAAACCCAGAAGGCACGGTAAGCTTTCAGCTTAAAGACATTTGGATTGCCGCCGAAGGTGCCGTGCGCCGTGAAGTAGACCATGTGGGTAATTTAATTGACGACGACGCCAAACCCACCGCCAATGCGCGCCAAGACAAAACCATTTTGCAAACGCAAACCAGCGCCGGTAATTTAAGCGCCACCCCGCAAGCGGGTAATTTTATGGTGCTGTTGTCAGGTACTGTGCCCAATATGGCGCAAAAAAAGCGCATTCAGTCGGTTATTTCGGCGTTGGGTTTAAGCGTGGTTAACATGGTGGGTGTCACCGGGCCACAACAAATTAAACTGTCGGTGCGCGTCGCCGAAGTGGTAAAAGGCAATCCGTTTAGAAGTGGGTTTGCGGTACGCGACAAACAAGATACCTATGGGGTTTTTCCGCCAGGTAATTTGGGAACCACGGCACAATTTTTATTAAACGCGGTGGTGGGTACTAATGCACCCAGAGAAATTGCTTTTCCGCATTCTGATGGTTTTCAAATTGGTGTAAACCCTAAAAATGAAGATTTTTTTGGTGTGCTCTCAATTTTAGAAGGCAACAACCTGGCGCGCGTGTTAGCTAAACCCGAACTGATTGTGCAGTCGGGTGAAACCGCCGACTTTTTAGTGGGTGGTGAGGTGCCTATTCCGGTGTCGCAAGAGGCTGGAGCCATTTCAATTGAGTACAAAGAGTTTGGGGTGCGCTTACGTTTTAGCCCAATTATTACCGAATCGGGTGAAATTCAAATGACCGTCGCACCCGAAATTAGCAACATTGACGAAAGTGCTGGTATGCAAAACGGCAGTATTATTGTGCCAGGCTTTCGTTCGCGCAAAGCCAACACCACCATTACCTTGGCCGCTGGGCAAAGTTTTGTGATTGGTGGGCTTATTCAAGACAATTTTAGAAGCCAAGTGTCTAAAATTCCGTTATTAGGTGACATTCCTATTTTAGGTACGTTTTTTAGATCGACCAGCTACGAAAAAGATCAGTCTGAGTTGGCGATTTTGGTTACCCCCACCTTTATAGAACCCATTGCCGCCGGCGCAAAAGTGACTTTGCCAGGCGAAAACTTAGAACGTCCCAGCGTGGCCGATGGCTTTTTTATGGGCAAAGTGGCCAAGCTACTGCCCGAAGGCCAGAGCGCTTTGCCCGAGTCGTCGGTTAAGATTGGGTTGGAGAAGCCTTAA
- a CDS encoding GlcG/HbpS family heme-binding protein, with product MKLTKLNTQMAALGLVAAFMAAPVMAKEPLTVNVSVLSMDVANKIALNTVAACREKGIPVSVSVVDRNGIIQAQLRDTIAPAVSLGISQKKAYTAVMFNVKGSELEGRANSPLQTMGEGLAFMAGSTPIAAGGKLYGAVGVSGAPDGKDDEACAIAGVESVQDDLEMQ from the coding sequence ATGAAATTAACAAAGTTAAACACTCAAATGGCTGCTCTAGGGTTAGTTGCGGCCTTTATGGCGGCTCCTGTTATGGCAAAAGAGCCTTTAACAGTCAATGTGTCGGTACTTTCAATGGACGTGGCCAATAAAATTGCCTTAAACACCGTAGCCGCTTGTCGTGAAAAGGGTATTCCAGTTAGCGTAAGCGTAGTGGATCGTAACGGAATTATTCAAGCCCAATTGCGCGACACCATTGCTCCGGCCGTATCACTGGGCATTAGCCAAAAAAAGGCCTATACCGCCGTTATGTTTAACGTAAAAGGCTCAGAGTTAGAAGGCCGCGCCAACAGCCCATTGCAAACCATGGGTGAGGGCTTAGCGTTTATGGCAGGGTCAACTCCGATTGCGGCCGGCGGTAAACTATACGGTGCAGTAGGCGTAAGCGGCGCACCCGACGGAAAAGACGACGAAGCCTGCGCAATTGCCGGGGTAGAATCGGTGCAAGATGATTTAGAGATGCAATAA
- a CDS encoding alpha/beta hydrolase, with product MNQRLNDVQDAPIIIEPKAPATAAVIWLHGLGADGYDFAGIVEQLNLPAQHGIRFVFPHAPVQAVTINGGAKMRSWYDIASTDFLKEVDAAGIEASSAQIDTLIHQQINQGILASRIVLAGFSQGGLVALHTGLHFKPTLAGVLALSTYYPMDRLVDAFTKGVTAPPTDVLSTDVPITMMHGTLDNVIGLRIAQQSCAALAAKGWKVDWHEYPMAHQVCAAQINDMAKWFSRTLTLNQAWS from the coding sequence ATGAACCAACGTTTGAACGATGTGCAAGATGCGCCCATTATTATTGAACCTAAAGCACCCGCTACGGCGGCGGTAATTTGGTTGCACGGTTTGGGTGCCGACGGTTATGATTTTGCCGGGATTGTTGAGCAGCTTAATTTGCCAGCGCAGCACGGTATTCGCTTTGTGTTTCCACACGCACCCGTGCAAGCGGTAACCATTAACGGCGGCGCTAAAATGCGTTCTTGGTATGACATTGCTTCAACCGATTTTTTAAAAGAAGTTGATGCGGCCGGTATTGAGGCGTCCAGCGCACAGATTGATACCCTGATTCATCAGCAAATAAATCAAGGCATACTCGCCTCGCGAATTGTGTTGGCCGGTTTTTCACAAGGTGGTCTGGTGGCCTTACATACTGGATTGCACTTTAAACCCACCTTGGCGGGCGTGTTGGCGTTATCCACGTATTATCCAATGGATCGTCTGGTTGATGCGTTTACAAAGGGTGTTACAGCACCGCCTACCGATGTGCTGTCTACCGATGTGCCTATTACCATGATGCACGGCACATTGGATAATGTGATTGGGCTGCGTATCGCCCAGCAGTCTTGTGCGGCTTTAGCGGCCAAAGGGTGGAAGGTTGATTGGCACGAATACCCCATGGCGCATCAGGTGTGCGCGGCGCAAATAAACGACATGGCAAAATGGTTCAGCCGCACATTAACGCTTAACCAGGCCTGGTCATAA
- a CDS encoding PilZ domain-containing protein, producing the protein MNKWFRKGNSRRFHRVNMPVRYFIVPSSPIKDREIYATGADYFPQSFLNVIETRKHFTNLWVSRIQEQNALLTEIFDEIISFIEFFGNCSRAIAEGRNPKSDPSYWMSVNEHLKGFQSTYKFQASSPKTFQYLKMIEEKYLSFLNSMVNSINQSTPTHFHVIGHLPVGFKMDEMMMIFDSEKFKKIPLIQAISYVCQLLNAYLETYRQINDDNYFKQFPTEWPVRNANVSASGIAVNINKRFPQYSRVDVYLYFESDKKVLYFNGSVVDMRTDPDGLTERVAINYEFPDGNHQNYIQQEIQKQEVKECMDIPL; encoded by the coding sequence ATGAATAAATGGTTTAGAAAAGGTAACTCACGTCGCTTTCACCGCGTTAACATGCCTGTGCGGTATTTTATTGTGCCCAGCTCACCCATTAAAGACCGCGAAATTTACGCCACAGGTGCCGATTATTTTCCGCAAAGTTTTTTAAACGTAATTGAAACCCGCAAACACTTTACCAATTTATGGGTATCTCGCATTCAAGAACAAAATGCATTATTAACTGAAATTTTTGATGAAATCATTTCGTTTATTGAGTTTTTTGGTAATTGCAGTCGCGCTATTGCCGAGGGCCGAAACCCCAAAAGCGATCCCAGTTATTGGATGAGCGTAAATGAGCATTTAAAAGGGTTTCAAAGCACATATAAGTTTCAGGCCAGCTCGCCTAAAACTTTTCAATATTTAAAGATGATTGAAGAAAAATATTTAAGCTTTCTAAACAGTATGGTCAACAGCATTAATCAATCTACTCCCACCCATTTTCATGTTATTGGCCATTTGCCAGTCGGTTTTAAAATGGATGAGATGATGATGATTTTTGACTCTGAAAAGTTTAAAAAAATTCCGCTCATTCAGGCCATTAGCTACGTATGCCAATTGCTCAACGCTTATTTAGAAACATACAGACAAATTAACGACGATAACTACTTTAAGCAGTTTCCTACCGAATGGCCTGTGCGCAATGCTAATGTAAGCGCCAGCGGCATTGCGGTTAATATTAATAAACGTTTTCCGCAGTATTCACGCGTCGACGTGTATTTGTATTTTGAATCTGATAAAAAGGTACTGTATTTTAATGGCAGTGTGGTGGACATGCGTACCGACCCAGACGGTCTAACCGAGCGCGTGGCGATTAATTACGAGTTTCCGGACGGCAACCATCAAAATTATATTCAACAAGAAATTCAAAAACAAGAAGTCAAAGAGTGCATGGACATACCGTTGTAA
- a CDS encoding AAA family ATPase, protein MSQVYSTNLMMLKRALYFGHDADLKEAVRVSVLSKYFLEPLDDVPHIWPDDVQLVLLEYHGDAQAVLEKVNQILTLAKGVAIYLLLKEKNADFIIEANHQGVTGFIECPSEVFNILSILHMQDRRQKGKNGNVSALFSLKGGVGCTALATNLAGHLNTLTEGRTVLVDMNMPLGDTALYLNMEGQRLYTLTDFVYNLNRFDENLVYKSLSRHESGLYLLPLPSEVTELDSLNGELIKTIINVLRRYFDHVVIDCACDLSDLTLNCLDEADNIVLVAEPSLSSFRAVNTAIKLSQKLGYLKESLKLVVNRCNCEHDDMLEEVIASLEVSSVARVANDYLGFNDSLKEGRLLNQYKPESIVNLQLLGIANMLHNGSVPLELQDAQNSVSMFKRSKNHHRPKAKTGWLSGLPGLPDLVSFFSQKKAKQSTALNSAKTSAINPSNAAGNV, encoded by the coding sequence ATGAGCCAAGTTTACTCTACCAACTTAATGATGCTTAAGCGCGCGCTCTATTTTGGCCACGACGCCGACTTAAAAGAAGCGGTGCGGGTGTCTGTGCTGTCTAAATATTTTTTAGAACCTTTGGACGACGTGCCGCATATTTGGCCAGACGATGTGCAGTTGGTCTTGCTGGAATACCACGGTGATGCGCAAGCGGTGCTTGAAAAGGTCAATCAAATTCTTACCCTGGCCAAAGGGGTGGCGATTTATCTGCTGTTAAAAGAGAAAAACGCCGACTTTATTATTGAAGCCAATCACCAAGGGGTGACCGGCTTTATTGAATGCCCGAGTGAAGTGTTTAATATTTTGTCTATTTTGCACATGCAAGACCGCCGCCAAAAGGGTAAAAACGGCAATGTGTCGGCGTTGTTTAGTTTAAAAGGCGGCGTGGGCTGCACCGCGTTGGCCACTAATTTGGCCGGGCATTTAAACACGCTTACCGAAGGCCGCACCGTGTTGGTGGACATGAACATGCCACTGGGCGACACCGCATTGTATTTAAACATGGAAGGCCAGCGCCTTTATACCCTTACCGACTTTGTGTACAACCTAAACCGTTTTGACGAGAACTTGGTGTATAAGTCGCTGAGTCGGCATGAGTCGGGGTTGTATTTGCTACCACTGCCCAGTGAAGTGACCGAATTGGACAGCTTAAACGGCGAATTAATTAAAACCATTATTAATGTTTTGCGCCGTTACTTTGACCACGTGGTGATAGATTGCGCGTGTGATTTGTCCGATTTAACTCTAAATTGTTTAGACGAGGCCGACAACATTGTCTTGGTGGCCGAACCGTCGCTGTCGTCGTTTAGAGCGGTGAACACCGCCATTAAATTAAGCCAAAAACTGGGTTATTTAAAAGAGTCGCTTAAATTGGTGGTAAACCGTTGCAATTGCGAACACGACGACATGCTCGAAGAGGTGATTGCCTCGCTTGAAGTGAGCTCGGTGGCGCGCGTGGCCAACGACTACTTGGGCTTTAACGACTCGTTAAAAGAGGGGCGTTTGTTAAACCAATATAAACCCGAATCGATTGTCAATTTGCAGTTGTTGGGCATCGCAAATATGCTGCACAACGGCAGCGTGCCGCTGGAGTTGCAAGACGCACAAAACAGTGTGAGCATGTTTAAACGTTCTAAAAATCATCATCGCCCCAAGGCAAAAACCGGTTGGTTATCAGGCTTACCAGGCCTACCAGACCTGGTAAGTTTTTTTAGTCAGAAAAAAGCCAAGCAGTCAACGGCCTTAAACTCCGCGAAAACCAGCGCAATTAACCCAAGCAATGCAGCAGGTAACGTATGA
- the cpaB gene encoding Flp pilus assembly protein CpaB: MKFQRSDVVLYGVALLSAVLAMGLVYGYVESRVASAEAKVKTEIKTITVVEKPELKGIVVANRDVYRGEKIEADDIKLLMVPTEGVVTTGVLTDVTTVVGHVAKQDIFAGEWLLEQKLGMQEETQSNVLALLEKGMRAIRIPVSAESGLLGMLNPSDHVDVISVFESPDGKRMISRTILQNIEVLSIGQVDRMGKQTVEVQKESQQNQQGEAFVKASMVALNVNVEQAEKLALAMNIGAFHLVLRGAADVDLVETNGVSVQSMAGEQQRPPIYKAKQDRDVIQIMQGGQVEEVRTR; the protein is encoded by the coding sequence ATGAAATTTCAACGCAGTGATGTGGTGCTGTATGGCGTTGCCTTGCTTTCGGCGGTGTTAGCCATGGGTTTGGTGTACGGATACGTCGAAAGTAGGGTGGCCAGTGCCGAGGCTAAGGTTAAAACCGAAATTAAAACCATCACTGTGGTCGAAAAGCCCGAGCTTAAAGGCATTGTGGTGGCCAATCGCGATGTGTATCGCGGCGAAAAAATAGAGGCCGACGACATTAAATTGCTGATGGTACCCACCGAAGGCGTGGTCACCACCGGCGTGTTAACCGACGTCACCACGGTGGTGGGTCATGTGGCCAAGCAGGATATTTTTGCGGGCGAATGGCTGCTAGAGCAAAAGCTGGGCATGCAAGAAGAGACCCAAAGCAATGTCTTGGCGCTGCTCGAAAAGGGCATGCGCGCCATTCGTATTCCGGTGTCGGCCGAAAGCGGGTTATTGGGTATGTTAAACCCCAGCGATCATGTAGACGTGATTAGCGTGTTTGAAAGCCCCGACGGCAAGCGCATGATCAGCCGAACTATTTTGCAAAACATTGAGGTGCTTTCTATTGGACAAGTCGATCGCATGGGCAAGCAGACCGTAGAAGTACAAAAAGAAAGCCAGCAAAATCAACAAGGTGAAGCGTTTGTTAAAGCCTCTATGGTGGCGTTAAATGTCAATGTCGAGCAAGCCGAAAAACTGGCTTTGGCCATGAACATTGGCGCGTTTCACTTAGTCTTACGCGGCGCGGCCGACGTAGATTTGGTGGAAACCAATGGGGTAAGCGTACAGTCTATGGCAGGTGAACAGCAACGTCCGCCTATTTATAAAGCAAAACAAGACCGTGATGTTATTCAAATTATGCAAGGCGGTCAGGTTGAAGAGGTGAGAACACGATGA
- the lysA gene encoding diaminopimelate decarboxylase — protein MTTPIFNLKNNTLHIEDVSLVQLAQTYGTPLYVYSRTELEQRWQAFDQAFGTHPHLVCYAVKTNSNLAVLSVLAKLGAGFDIVSQGELERVLRAGGDPKKVVFSGVAKQPAEIKRALEVGIRCFNIESHAELNRIQSVAQAMDKIADVSVRVNPDVDAKTHPYISTGLKDNKFGVDINTAPALYADACACSHVNPVGIDCHIGSQLTELKPFVDALERVLALKSTLTDMGIDIHHLDLGGGLGITYTTENPPPIGDYIQALLAKLADDSLEIIIEPGRAIAGNAGVLLTKVEFLKPTEHKNFAIIDAAMNDLIRPALYQAYQDIVPVCPRTDGLEAHWDLVGPVCETGDFLGKNRLLNLKEGDLLAVMSSGAYGFSMSSNYNTRPRAAEIMVQGQNAFEVRPRETYEDLMGSEKTLD, from the coding sequence ATGACCACGCCTATTTTTAATTTAAAAAACAATACGTTACACATCGAAGACGTGAGTCTTGTGCAACTTGCTCAAACCTATGGCACGCCATTATACGTTTATTCGCGCACCGAGCTAGAGCAGCGTTGGCAAGCATTTGACCAGGCATTTGGCACGCATCCGCACTTGGTTTGTTATGCAGTTAAAACCAACTCAAACCTGGCGGTACTCAGCGTATTGGCCAAACTGGGTGCCGGCTTTGACATCGTATCGCAAGGCGAATTAGAACGCGTGCTGCGTGCCGGCGGCGACCCTAAAAAAGTGGTTTTTTCCGGGGTCGCCAAGCAACCCGCCGAAATAAAACGCGCGTTAGAAGTCGGCATTCGCTGTTTTAACATTGAATCGCACGCCGAACTCAACCGCATTCAAAGCGTTGCGCAAGCCATGGACAAAATAGCCGACGTGTCGGTGCGCGTAAACCCCGACGTGGACGCCAAAACCCATCCGTATATTTCTACGGGTTTAAAGGACAATAAGTTTGGGGTCGATATCAACACCGCTCCCGCGCTGTACGCCGACGCGTGCGCCTGCTCGCACGTTAACCCCGTAGGCATTGATTGTCACATTGGCTCACAACTCACCGAGCTTAAACCCTTTGTGGACGCATTAGAGCGCGTTTTGGCGTTAAAAAGCACCTTAACCGACATGGGCATTGACATTCACCACCTTGATTTAGGCGGCGGTTTGGGCATTACCTACACCACCGAAAACCCTCCACCCATTGGCGACTACATTCAAGCGTTGCTGGCAAAATTGGCCGACGATTCCTTAGAAATTATTATTGAACCCGGCCGTGCCATTGCCGGTAATGCCGGAGTTTTGCTGACCAAAGTGGAGTTTTTAAAACCCACCGAACACAAAAACTTTGCCATTATTGACGCCGCCATGAACGACTTAATTAGACCTGCGCTGTACCAAGCGTATCAAGACATTGTGCCGGTGTGCCCGCGCACCGATGGCTTAGAAGCCCATTGGGACTTGGTGGGACCGGTGTGTGAAACCGGTGACTTTTTAGGCAAAAACCGCCTACTCAACTTAAAAGAAGGCGATTTACTTGCCGTCATGTCGTCGGGCGCGTACGGTTTTAGCATGAGCTCAAACTACAACACCCGCCCCCGCGCCGCCGAAATTATGGTGCAAGGCCAGAACGCCTTTGAAGTACGCCCACGCGAAACCTATGAAGATTTAATGGGCTCTGAAAAAACCCTAGATTGA
- a CDS encoding Flp family type IVb pilin, with amino-acid sequence MLNEVKVQEIIKAKQVKKQKGASMIEYAILVGVIVAIGVAVTNANIGADISTKIKSAVSGATVTPTTGG; translated from the coding sequence ATGTTAAACGAAGTTAAAGTTCAAGAGATCATCAAAGCAAAACAAGTTAAAAAGCAAAAGGGCGCGTCAATGATTGAGTACGCGATTTTGGTGGGTGTCATTGTTGCAATCGGTGTAGCTGTGACGAACGCTAATATTGGTGCTGATATTTCCACTAAGATCAAGAGTGCTGTTTCTGGTGCTACAGTAACTCCTACGACTGGAGGATAA
- a CDS encoding DUF4414 domain-containing protein: MPGSNHDVDPSFMDALPLALREAALELIRFSTLKDMLIMRKNGPSERLKTSFALTPMQWNELLNAVILTKVSYFDIAPKFPNQYIDKLHEIAANAFGMPGKNPADLYQAMLTDHPYFAQWLTKSLQVKQQNLRAARAHAVASGTV; this comes from the coding sequence ATGCCTGGCAGTAACCACGACGTTGACCCCTCTTTTATGGATGCCTTGCCCTTAGCATTGCGCGAAGCGGCGTTGGAGTTAATTCGCTTTTCAACCTTAAAAGACATGTTAATCATGCGTAAAAATGGCCCAAGCGAACGTCTTAAAACCAGCTTTGCTCTTACCCCAATGCAATGGAACGAACTGTTAAACGCGGTGATATTAACCAAGGTAAGTTACTTTGACATCGCGCCTAAGTTTCCCAACCAATACATTGATAAACTGCATGAAATTGCCGCTAACGCGTTTGGCATGCCAGGCAAAAACCCCGCCGACTTATACCAAGCCATGCTCACCGACCACCCTTATTTTGCGCAATGGCTAACCAAAAGTTTACAAGTTAAACAACAAAACTTGCGCGCCGCTCGCGCGCATGCTGTTGCCAGTGGTACTGTGTAA
- a CDS encoding FeoC-like transcriptional regulator — translation MILLSLKNYIQHNKRVSLLDICRHFDLTQEAALGLVQPLLTQGFVQAVSADVCASGACQSGCGSSKSTPSYQWVNRRLKNLSIPVQIL, via the coding sequence ATGATTTTATTGTCGCTAAAAAATTATATACAACACAACAAACGTGTAAGTTTGCTGGATATTTGCAGGCATTTTGACTTAACGCAAGAAGCGGCGTTGGGTTTAGTGCAACCGTTATTAACGCAGGGTTTTGTTCAGGCTGTTTCGGCTGATGTTTGCGCCAGCGGTGCGTGTCAAAGTGGTTGTGGATCATCCAAAAGCACGCCATCGTATCAATGGGTAAATCGGCGATTAAAAAACCTATCTATTCCCGTGCAAATTCTTTAA